The Osmerus mordax isolate fOsmMor3 chromosome 5, fOsmMor3.pri, whole genome shotgun sequence DNA window GGCCGAGTGCGATCAGTACAGAAGCGTCCTGGCCGAGACGGTGAGCGCCCCGGTGTCCACCGCCCGTAGGCTCCGGCACGTTCCGGTGGTACAGAAtgcacgttgtgtgtgtgtgtgtccccgtgtatgtccccccccccccctcccgcgcgCGAGAGAGGCGTAGTTCGATCGGACACAGGCGTGTTGACGAATCCCGTCCCGTCCGCAGGAGGGCTTGCTGAAGGACCTGCAGAggagcgtggaggaggaggatacgGTGTGGAAGGGGAAGATGGCAGAGTCCGGGGAGCAGTTGAAGGAGGTGAAGCCCCTGCTTTGTTGTTCTTCGGCGTCGGGCCTGATTTGTGACCCGCCGTGCGCCCCTCTCTGCGTGCTCTGTTCTGACTGTAAGATGGTCTCACCCCCAGGCCCTGGAGAAGGTCCACACTCTGGAGAACACGGCAGAGGTGCTGAGGGCGGAAAACAGCAACGCGGAACAGGTGCAGCAATTGGTTTCTCCCTATGGGATCAATACACTTATCTCATCTCATACGTCACTCTTtaaattcctgtgtgtgtgtgtgtgcccttgctGGGTCTTGATGACTGTGCTCGCTTGTTTCGTCTCCCAGTTGAAGGAGCAGCTGATGCTTCTGGAGGCCCAGCTGGAGAAACAGTCGGACCCCTCCGTCCCAGACAGCCAGGGGCACTCAGAAGAGATGACACAGGTTCGCAGAGCACGACATCAGTCCTCCAATCAGTGTTTGAATCAAGCCCGAGTGACCTgaggtgtcgtgtgtgtgtgtgtgtgtgtgtctggtgtctgacctgccttgtgtgtgtatatacgccccccccccccacccagctgCAGCAAATGCTGCGTGAGTCTCAGAGGCAGCTGGAGTCGGCCCAGAGGGAGGCCCAGGCTCAGAGGGAGGAGCGAGCTATGGTGAGTCTGTGCCGCCCACGACACTGGGAAGGTAGAACGGgacagaggtgggggagaggggagctcCAGAGAGGAGTCCAGAGACCGTTCACCCAGCGTGCAGCTTCCCATTTCCAGGTCAGAGAGCAGCTGAGCGAGGCGACGGAGCGcgctcagagagaggaggctccCGGGCCACAGAACGGCTCGGCCGAGCCCAGTCAGGTCAGGGAGCcatgtgggatggggggggggggggtgctggacaCTGTTCATGACCCTCACCTGAGCTCGGAGAGATCTCTCTTGTCCATAGATGATGCCGGACAACTAATATCCAGCTGGTATCAGACCGATGCATCTCTTATGaggcctacagtacacacactgacTTTTGGTAAAAATAGTCGGTATAAAACGGTCCAATAAACCTATAGATgcaaactgtgtgtgtagtacagaACAGGCTTGTGCCGGTCTTAAACTGAGCCATGGGAGGTTCCAGGAAGTTGCCAGTCCTGTTGTTATTTGAGATCATGTTGAGATTTCTCCTCAGGGGCTGTGGGTTCTGTTTGTCCAGCACAGTACCTCCTCCACAGCAACTGACAATGCTAACCTCTTAATTGTTGCTGATCCGTAgtgtgcgctctctctctctctctctctctctctctcttttatcacTCTGCTGCTGTTAACCCTAACCACTGCTTCTCTCATTGTAGCATGCTCACCCCTCAGGTTCCCTTTTTGGCTTTGAGATTTAGTTTTGCTTCTTTCGTTGTTTTTGTTTAACCGAACAACTATAGCACACCGTTTGCCTGCTGTGGATTGAAATGAGCACTAACACGGCACTGAATCCGACAACAGGGGGCGCATCACTAAACGCAAAACGACGGGCACATTTGACACAGGGATTTCCCAGCACGTGTTGGTGTCGGTGACGATACGACGTCCTTATCCTTTCCACTCACTTCTCCCCTCGCTCGACCCTGTGCGATCGACTGTGTTCGCGCGTGCATGTGCGTTCCAACTGtccaacctgtgtgtgttcaggcgcAGTGTAAGCTGACCCAGACCACAGAGAAGCTGCAGGGCGAGGAGGCGCTGAGACTGCACGTGTCGGAGGAATTCCAACAGGTGACGTCGCCTCCCTAGATCAGTGACCAGggcagcacactcacacactgggaCCACGGTGCTTCCCGCCTAGATGTTGGGGTTTTGGTCCATCCGAAGAAATCCTCTTCTGGTAACGCCTCTTGTGTTATCGTTGTCCAGGCTCAGAAGACCGTCTCTGACCTGCAGACTCAGCTGGACCTCCTGAAGGCTGCCGGGGATGTCCCTCAGGGTGACGTGGAGGACGTGGCCCAGCTGAAGGTACACAAGTCAGCCTCGCTCTGGGCCGTGACCTCCTGCCAGAGTGGcggcctgggggctggggctggtacATGCCTGCtgcctttcctctctgtctgaggaggccCGCACGACCCTGTGGGTCTGTGGGCCTCTGCTGAGGCGTCGAGCCGTCCGGGTTAAGAtgctcctcttcccttctcccacaGGAgcggctggagaaggagaagaagctgTCCAAAGACCTGGGCCAGGCGGCCACCAAGCTGCAGCAGCTCCTCAAAGCCAGTCAGGACCAGCtcgccaaagagagagagacggtcctGACATTACAGGGATGCTTAGACGGCAAGGTAGAACTCTTGTCAGCTGTGGTATGAAATATTCCAGCTACTAGCGCCACCCATCAACGAGCGGTGGTTTGAGATGCGTTGGTTCATGAGGTCCTTTTCTGATGTGTTTCAGGGAGAGAGTTTGGAACTGAAAGAAGGAACATCCGTTTGAGTCTCAGGAGGACACTACTACCCAACTGCCAAAAATGCCTTATGATAACCAGTTCTGcattccttcccccccccccaaaaaaaaaacctgttctTCTTTCTCATACTGTAGTTGATTGCAACTTCTCGAAGAATCACACGCTTGCTATGAACATTTCATACTGTGACCAAGGCACAAAAATGAaactaaatcttttttttcctttttaaatCTACATTCCATCAACAATTCTGGCCATGTCAGATGTTATATCCTCTCTGCCTTCTATTGTAATGAATCCCCTGTAGTTGTGTTTAAAGGGAACGTGTGTGCGTTGAATGCACATCAACCTGTGCAATTACTTTGTAAATGTCTTATGCGTCTGAGTGATGGGAACCGTATATGGTACACGTACGCAATACATTGGATGTCTCCCACCCTCTGTGTCCGGCTGCAAACACGTAGACATTTGATAAATAATAAACTATGATGAAGCGCATATGATGCTTTATTGTTGACTGGACaatgcttgttttttttgttttttttttatcaagccCGAATGACctgaggtgttgtgtgtgtgtgtctggtgcttTTTGGTGAATTATGGTAACAAAAACGAATATGTTTTGAACATTCTTACAACATGGGAAAAATCTATAACGTACAAGAATAATAGTTGTATTTTCATGGTTTTAGATGGTAGAATACTGAAGTAGTCTGCTCTGGGAAGAAGAGGTTGATTGAGGGAATCTTAAGCACAGCTTGTAACAATGATGCCCTAAGAGCTTGAGAACATAGTTGGTCTAGATACATGGGGCTACATACTTAAAGAAAACCAAAGAAGGAATCGGGGATTTCAGCAACCAAAAAAAAGTGCTTACAGAGCGAGACTTTTGGAAGTGATGGAATAAAAGTGGAATTTGGCACGGATGGGTCTGGAAGGTCCATACTGTTACAATGTAGTACCACTGTGGTGTTCACTGAGGTACATTACAATGGGAAACAGTCTGATTGGACACACAGGCAGCAGGATAATGCATTAGAGCAATGAATTACATCCCTGAAGGAAATTATATTTCCTTCCCCTCCAGTTTCTTAACAAGGCCTCTCCCTCCTAATTTGTCAATGAAAACGGAGTTGTCTTTGGTGTCTCCGAGGTCGTTCACCTGCCACTCAAACTTGATCCCTGTGAAACACATGAAAACTCAATCTGTCAATGTACATCTTCTGTGCACAACAGCAATTCAACTGGAATATCCACATTTGTTTCTGAAACCTTTTGAAAAGACTCACCAAGGAAGACTTGTCTGATGGCTTGCTTTGAGCTGGCATAGAGAAGTTTGGCTTTGATGGGAGATGTATCAGGAGCCCTAATTTTAACACACAGGGAGCCATAGTAAAACATTGTGTTTAGTCACTCATTCTCAGGCAACACATGGAAATAGTGAACCACATTGCACAAAATGCATTGCATAGTGGCTTTTGGGAAGTTTATAGCTGTGCTGAAGAGGTTAGCTTACCACATGATGAAGACCAGGTCCTCCTTCACAGTATCCTTAGTCTCATAGGAGCAGTCATAGAGCGCATAGCGACAGGTGTCCACGGGAAGCTGGCTGACGATCTTGTTGAAGacgttttcctctccttccagaTCTTTGACTTGCAGGGAGCCTTTCTCATCCACAATGATGGACTTTCCGTCGTCGCTGATCCGAAACAGCACTAGTTTGAGCTGTTCCTCCGCAATGTCTCCTGAACGACGCGTCTTCATATTCTCAAACAGTATCTTGACTTTATCATCGACCTTCACGCCAGATGCCTGATTAATGGGAAGATCgaaacatttgtttttgagGTAGAGTGTAGTCTTGGGTCTGTTCAATATGGGCATTTAGCAGTTAACATTGCCTTAGTTTTGGCACAAAATATTTATGGTACACCTTAATTGTATTGCGGGTAATCCTCTCTCAAGACCTTAAGGGCACAAATAACTGAATGGTTACCTACTCATTTACTATTCCCATGCTACTCATTTACTACCCACTTCAAGCCTCATAAGCTccaaatggatgaatgagtcCATTCCAGCAACTACtgtacactgtcacacacatgctacTAGGATTTCCCTCAATCTCAGAATTCCAACCAGATGCCAGACCTGACTGATGCATGCTTGGGCATAACAGGACATGTCCAACCTATTGCAACACCAAAAAGCAAGAATCCACCGCCAACTCATTCCAGTAACATATTCCATTTATAACATACAAGTCTTGACATCCCACTTGAACACAAATATAGGATGGGATTAATGGGAAAACAAGAAACGACACCTGTTACATTTCAGCTGTAAGCTGGACACACTAAAGGTGGACTTGTATTGAGTGTTAGTGTAGATACATTATCCTTTATTTATAAggagactttatttatatagcacatttcatacaagaattgtagctcaaggtgctttacataaaatcaataaaaacgataatacaagtgataaaagtaataattaaaatagcaaattataaaaacaataatataactaataaaagtagtaaaacccttctgagataaaatctGAAGTCCAGTATTACActgagactcgtcacctctggtttaagacagggggttaagcctcctagattcttagtaagcatctctcttttggatttggggccacatagtaggacttcggttttgtcttcatttaatttaagaaagttatcattcatccatttgtttattgccaacaggcagttggtaatggaattgatggccgttgcatcgttgggttcagtggatatatatagttgtgtgtcatccgcatagctatggaaatctatgttatgctatgttctctgattatgtcgccgagtggtaatatataaagagaaaaaagtaatggacctaagcctAAATGGACCTAATTAAAACTATCCGTAGACCTTATCTCCCAGAGAAGGGCAAGGCTTCATCTCTGTTGCATTCCAGTCACAGTAGAACATGTCAGCACTAGCAAACCCACCCAAGGCATTCTCTCAAAATGTATGAAGCACCTATCTAAAACATTAGTACACCCGACAGAAAATAAATCCCAAACCATCCAAATGTTTTGATCACACAGACAGTTGCAATGAGTCTTGAGCTATGTTAAAAATGAAAACAGTTTTTCCATAgcagtcatttaaaaaaaatacttatATTTCAGTTAAAGATTTGGAAGTTCCTAAGACATTTGGTAATGGTTTTTGTGAAGGCTGGAAAGAGATGAACAGTCCCTTCAGCCTCCACTGAATTCAAAGAATCCCAATAGTGTTCATTCTCATAAAAACTCCAATCGATAAACCTCTGCAAAATACAGAACGGTTTGTTGTAGCGCTTTGGGAAATCTACTCACCATTTTTGCTGCTGTTGTGTGGGGAGGATAGATAGGAGAACAAGGGCTGTTGCACACAAGGCAGCTCTTTtggaaagaaaggaaggaaaacaAGTTCTGTCAAGTGGGTGGAGGAAGTGGAACCAAACACACCTCCCAACGCAGGCCTACCCCTCAGGTGTCAAAAGATTACCAGCAGGTATTCTGTATATTAGATAGTTTCCTTACATTACTCTAAATGCTTTCTACGTGGAAATTAGATAATAACCTAACACTTGGCTGAAGACAACATTATAAAAAAGTGACTTCAATCTATCACAGTAAATTGACTAAGTAAATAATAACTTTTTGGGTGGGGAGTGCACAGGTTATCTGGAGCCAATAGGGGgtaggagttgaaaagaacacCCATATATGGTGAACAAGTCAGTCCTCATAAGAAACATGCCTGACATCCTTATATGGCAGAAGACAGGACATGTAGGTCGACAAGAGGGATATACATACTTTGAGATTCACCTCTCTACATAGGAGAGATGAGACCTTCCCTAATTGCAATATATTTGAACAATGATCCCATCAAAACGTGATTCAAAAAACGTTTTATCCATCATGATTTAAAAACATTACACAGATGAGAAAagcctagttcaggcatggcactggCAGCGCGCTGCATTACACTCACCTGTGTTGGCCTGCTTCAAGCCTATTGGcccacgtccgataaggcggCATTATAAGGCCGCATGGATACGCAAACACTCACTCCCTGTTGTTGTATTAttgtgctgctgccaccctccaccatccccatctCCCCGATGTTGTCTGTATGTTAATATTCATCTGGGGGGATTATTTCTctatttgctccctgcctcatattctTTGTATGTTGCCCTCTAATGCTAATGAGTAAAGGAGTGCTTCCCCTAGATACATCCACTCCCCCAAAGTCAAACTATTTCCATGTCTATGGTTATCAATAAACGCTCAGATCTAATacttgagtgtcttgactgaattaACTGTTTGGAGGGACAGAAACTCTGCCAAGAAGACTTTGATTTCTTTCTGGAAGCAGAAAGTGTTTGTGGCCAAGCCAAACATTCTACAGAAAACCTGATGCCAATACCACACTAGCTTGACATGTGATGCTTACACTTATCCTGTTTGCTCACAACTCTTACAGTACTGGTTGTGAGAACTGACATTTGGATGTGGACTCATGTAGTCTACTGCAGATGGCCTTTGACTTCTGATGCACATTATATTCTATAATACACAGATTGATGGATGATGACGGGAGCACTATGCTGGAACACGTTGCTGTTCAAGAGTCTATTACCTCAGGGCTGAAGGATGAAACATGAACAGTATTTACACGGGGGGGTGCTTACTGCCTGTTGTAAATCCAATTTATGAGGGACTGTAGACGACTTGAACACAGCATACGCCTACACACTGGTTAGGAAGGGCTATTAGCACAGGTTATTTACTATGTTCATAATAACAGGTAATTCCTCGTGTAGACACCAGACCCATTACACATACTTCCCTGATACCTGGAAAACAAAAGCAAACAAGACAAAAGAGCGAGGCACAACTCCGGTGTCAGTATCAGATTTGTCGAATTCTCCTtgatcacagtgtgtgtgagtatttccAAATGTGCCTTAACAAGCGGTATGTCCTGATGTCTACCAAGTTACCCTGGACCTTGTTGGTCTCTTCAATGTGATGCCTCAGATTGTATTGAATGGAAGCGTATCCATGTTCCCATGGTCCTGTGTTGCCGCTTTCAAATTATGTCAACACACATTAACCCTCCCATTGTTTTCATCAATTTAACCCCAaagtttttttcttcaacaataAGCCTATATAACCTTGCCCTAACTCTAGCCCATGGGACCCTGGGAACATAGGAATGAGTCCATATAAAACGGAATGAGTTGTGCTTTGAATTCAGTCATAGCAATTCCTTCTTGTGTGTTGGTCTTATAATCTGCACAATCTCCCTGTCATGCAATAGTTTGGACCTGGTCCCTGACAGCTTTCTTCAGCACTAACCCTCATATGTGTGGCCTGCAAGCAAGCAGTCTACCTTGCTACAGGTTCACAATTACACCTTTTCTTGGTATCAGGTAGGAAGAACGCATTTAAATGTGGTCATCAGGGTTTTTTGCATATGCTTTTGCGAAACAACTTTGATTGCTTTGCCCGATTTACTCAGCTAATTAAAAACACCCccaacagaaaaaaacacaacaaagatCATTGCGTTCTCATGTATTTTATTGACTTACAGTTGAAACAAAATCCCTATAGAAAAGCATTCCACTATTTATCTTTACAATTTGACAGTGGAAGTTGTAGAATAAAGGAACCAACCTTTTTATTAAATAGTTGGCACATTAACAGTTTCTAAATCTTGGTTCCCTCTTTCATAGAAGTCAGCAGTCGGTCTTTTTGGCTTAGTTGAGTGCCAGGCACAACCACTGTAAGGGAACATTTAATTTATTTGAGAAAAGTCAGTGGTCTTTCATTGAAGcaattactcacacacacacacacacacacacacacacacacacacacacacacacacacacacacacacacacacacacacacacacacacacacacacacacacacacacacacacacacacaggacccacCTGTAAAATATCCAATTCAATCTTCCCTGAGTAATCTGTATCCAGTGTCTTAAACATCTCTGTCGGGATTCAAAACAGAATAATGTGAATTGAAACAAGTCGCCATATTTAATTGTATTAAACATAGAAGAATACTTGTTGTTTGCAGACTTACTGAAAAGCATTTCCAGACGGATGAGACAATCAACAAAAGAGTCAAAGTCAATAGCGTACTCCGTGTTGGCATAGCGACTCACTATGATCTGTAGCACAGCACTGTTGATATGGAAGCCTTGGGAACGAACATATGAAAATACTCAGTCAGTTCAAATTGATTCCCAAATAAAATGTACACAATGCAAAATACCCCAGTTTCGACACATTGTAGTAGAAGTATTAAGGAATATATTTGTCATGAATATGGGCATTTATCAAACAATGCAGAGGACAGAAGTGAAATAACTTTACCCAGTGCTATATGTAATTATCTCCAGTGGCAAAGGAAATACATCAAGATTAACAAGGAAAGAGTTCAGTACCGGACTGATCTTAATCCTCACAGCAGCTTTCAGGGCTAGGGACTACTAGCACAGCCTACATCTAACAGATGGATGTACACTTTTAGTTGTTCTGAGGGGATGCTACTGTATGCTACTATCAAAGACCTTGCATGGGAATTGTGGGTTTTCCAGCAGAGTCTCATCTCATGGGTGTACGAGTACGCACTCACAGCAAGTGGTGAGACAAGCCGTCACATTGTCAGCCTACTTGATGTATCCTCTCACATCTACGCTTTAGCCTTTTATCCTTTTTATTCTACTACTCAATAAATATTACATGATACATTTCTCATCCTGTTATGATGCTGTTTGATCCTGTTACCTGCTTCGGTCAGTGCTCCTCTCATCTCATGTGAACTCATGGTCCCAGAGCAGTCTGAATCATAGCTCTTGAAGATCTCCTGCAGGTACCGTCCACACAGAAGGTCATTAGAAAAACATAGTGTACACTGATAGTATCATGTACTCGAGAACAAGAAATACATGATATCCTTTCAGCATTAATACCAGATATTTCTGGAGCTTCATCCAAAGCTCCTGGAATTCAATTAGTCCCAACTTGCCACTTTCATCTTTCTGAAGATTGTTAAGGTTTAGAACAAATCTCTCAGAAATGTATCATGTAATATTTATTGAGTAGTAGAATAAAAAGGATAAAAGGCTAAAGCGTAGATGTGAGAGGATACATCAAGTAGGCTGACAATGTGACGGCTTGTCTCAAGACTAAAACCATCCGTCTTGACATCCGAC harbors:
- the cfl1l gene encoding non-muscle cofilin 1-like, whose translation is MASGVKVDDKVKILFENMKTRRSGDIAEEQLKLVLFRISDDGKSIIVDEKGSLQVKDLEGEENVFNKIVSQLPVDTCRYALYDCSYETKDTVKEDLVFIMWAPDTSPIKAKLLYASSKQAIRQVFLGIKFEWQVNDLGDTKDNSVFIDKLGGRGLVKKLEGKEI